The genomic region CAAGGAGCCCGATATCAAGTTCGTGCCAACGCCTGAGGCGATCCGCGACAAGTACCAGTATTTCACCGAAGCCAATATGACCAAGCTGCGCGAAGCGGGCTATGGCAAGGAAATGACATCGCTTGAAGAAGGCGTGCGGTCCTATGTGCAGGATTATCTTGCGACCGAGGATCCGTTCCGCTGAGTGTCGCCTGCATGGTTTGGAGTGGGTTTGCCATGATGCTGCCCAACTCCTTTGCGACCTCAGAGCAAACACCTCGCCGATAAACACCCAACCTGCTGATCCGGAGTATTCCAGATGCTGAGTCTTGCCTTTCCGGCGATAGACCCGATTGCGATTTCCATCGGCCCGATTGCCATTCGCTGGTATGCGCTGGCTTATATTGCCGGTCTGCTGCTGGGCTGGAAATATGTGGTCTATTACTGCACCAAAACGCCCAACATCATGAGCAAACGCGATGTTGATGACTTGCTGTTCTGGGCAACGCTGGGCGTGATCCTTGGCGGGCGGTTGGGCTATATCCTGTTTTACAATCTGGATTATTATCTGGATAACCCGGCCAATATCCTCAAGGTCTGGCAGGGCGGTATGGCGTTCCATGGCGGGTTCATGGGGGTGATTGTTGCGATCATTCTGTTTGCCAGAAAGCGCAATATTTCGATCCTTGCCGTGCTGGACGCCGCAGCCGTGGCCACCCCGATTGGGCTGTTCTTTGGCCGGATTGCCAACTTCATCAATGGCGAATTGTATGGCCGCACCACCGATGTTGCGTGGGGCTTTGTATTCCCCAATGGCGGTCCGGAGCCGCGCCATCCAAGCCAGCTTTATGAAGCAGCGCTTGAAGGCCTGATCCTGTTTGTTGTGCTGTTTATCCTGTCGCGCAAGGCGTTCGTGCGCCATCGTCCGGGGATCCTTGGCGGGACGTTTGTTGCGGGTTACGGCATTTCGCGGATCATCGTCGAATTCTTCCGCCAGCCTGATGCGCAACTTGGTTACCTTGCCGGGGGCATTACCATGGGGCAGGTTCTGTCGATCCCGATGGTGCTGGCCGGGATTGGCTGCATTGTCTATGCGTTGAAATCCAAACCGATTGAAACCCGCATTCACCCCAAAGAAGCCGAAAACGCGTAATTATGAGTTCTGCGACCGACAGCCCGCTTTTGGCCCATATCAAACGCCGGATCAATGTATCGGGACCGATCACCATTGCCGATTTCATGACCGAGGCACTGGCCCATCCTGAGCACGGCTATTACCGCAAGCAGGACCCGTTCGGGCGTGCCGGTGACTTCATCACCGCACCAGAAGTCAGCCAGATGTTTGGCGAGTTGATCGGCCTTTGGGCGGCGGTCACCTGGCAACAGATGGGCAGCCCGCCGAAAATCGATCTGATCGAATTGGGGCCGGGACGGGGAACATTGATGTCAGACGCGCTGCGTGCGGTGCGCAATGTGCCGGGCATTGGCGATGCATTGACCGTTCGTTTTGTTGAAACCAGCCCGGTTTTGCGCACCCATCAACAAACATCGATCATGGCGTACGGCATTCCCGCCACTTGGCATGAAACGTTTGATGACATTCCGACCCGCGCCAACGTCCCGGCGATTGTGATCGGCAATGAGTTCTTTGACGCGCTGCCAATCCGGCAATTCGAGCGCGGCGAGAAAGGCTGGGCCGAACGTTTGGTCGGGCTTGATGCCAAAACCGGCGAACTTGGTTTTGTCCGAGGTGCTGAAACGCCGATCACGGATGCGCTGATTCCGGTCACCATGCGCGGGGCTGCGAAGAAGGGTGATATCTTTGAAAGCTGTGCCCCGGCAATTGCCATTGCCGATCAAATTGCACGGCGCCTGAATGAAACGGGTGGCGGGGCCCTGTTTATTGATTATGGTCACCCGGGCAGTGCGTTTGGCGATACGTTCCAGGCGCTCAAGGGCCATGAATATCACCCGGTTCTGAGCGATCCGGGCGATGCCGATTTGACGGCGCATGTTGATTTTGCCGCCATCGGGCGGGCAATGAACGAGGCGGGTGCGCGCACCGGTGCAGTCCTGACCCAAGGGACGTTTTTACGGATGCTTGGCATCGAACAGCGGGCCGAGCATTTGAAAACCAGTGCCGATGATACCCAGAAAACCGCGATTGATCAGGCGTTGTCGCGGTTGATCGATGCCGATCAGATGGGAACGCTTTTTAAAGTTCTGATCGCGTATGGTCGCGATACCACCCCGCCGCCTTGCGTCAGTGGCGTGGCGGGCTAAATTGATTGCGACCGGAACGGTTTTGGGAACGGAGCAGGCCAGCATGACACATCCGATCAGCCAGGTTACCAACGGGATCGAACGCAGCACCAACGGGCTGACCTGGTTTGAAGCCGGGAACCTGTCGGACAAGGACGGCCTGCGCCACGGGTTCTTAAGCCGCAAAGGCGGGGTCAGTGATGGTATCCATGGCGGGCTTAATGTCGGTTTCGGATCAGATGATGACAAAGACCGCGTGGCTGAAAATCGCGCCCGTGCGGCATCCGCGTTTGATACCAGCCCTGATCGACTGACCACGGTGTATCAGGTGCATGGCATTGATGTGGCCGTTCTGGACAAGCCGCTGTCGCGTGACGAAGCGCCCAAGGCCGATGCCATGGTCACAGATCGCCCGAACATCATGCTGGGTATTCTGACGGCTGATTGCACGCCGGTTCTGTTTCATGATCCGGTGGCCGGTGTGATCGGGGCCTGTCATTCCGGCTGGCGCGGATCGCATGGCGGTGTATCGGCCAGCACGGTCGATGCAATGGAAAAACTGGGGGCCAAACGCGAAAACATTCATGCGGCTGTTGGGCCCTGCATTGCGCGCAAATCCTATGAAGTTGATGGTACTTTCCGCGATACCATCCTTGCCGGACCGGAAGGCCAGGAAGACCTGTTTGATCCGTCGTCGTGCGACGGGCATTTCATGTTTGATCTGCCGGAATATGTCCGCCGCCGCACGATTGCCACCGGGGTTGCCTCGGTCGAGCTTGTGGCGCGCGATACACTGGCCGAAGAAGATCTTTTTTACAGTTATCGCCGCACGACGCTTCGCAAGGAGCCCGATTACGGTCGGCAGCTTTCGGCGATCATGTTGACAGAGGCGTAGGGTCCAAACTCATTCAAATGATCGATCCGGCAACGGATATGAGAGAAAAAGCAAGGAAAAGCCCGCAGATTGGGGTGACCCCCAATCAAGGAATTTGACGCAGAGGCTTTCTCTCATATCCGTTGTCCTTAGGATCACCCGGATTTGTACGGGCTACTTTGTCGCAAAACCTTGAAAGATGCATATCTTCCTGCGATTTTGCTTCGCATATCCGCACAAATCCGGGAGACCGGAACGGTCATTTGAATTAGTTTGGACCCTAGGGTGCTTATGCAGACCCCAGGGGATATGCCATGCCACATCTGATAATGCTTTTTTTCTTTATGATCATCGCGACCATGGTTGGTTGCGTCATCATGTGATGGCGTAAATCCCGTTTTAGAAGTGCCCCTATGAAGTCTTTCCTGCGTTCTGTTGTTTTGGTTATTGGTCTGGCTGGATTGCTTGCGGCCTGTGGCGATTTGCCGCGCCCGTTCGAGGGGGCAGGTCGGGCCGGGGATCCGGCATTGCTTGAACTGCGTGATACCGGCACCGTGCGCGTGGAAAATACCGAAGACCTGCCCGAAGGCGCATCGGCCCATCTGGCGCGTGCGATGGCGCGTGCCCTTCGTCTGCGTGATATTCCGGCCTATAGCGAATCTGATACGGGCGGGGATTACATCCTGCGCCCGAATGTTCAGGCCAGCCTCAGTGATACCGGTGCCGATCTTGATATCACCTGGGTTCTGATGCGCCCGGACGGGCTTGCGATTGATACCACCCGGTCGACCGGCGAACTGGCCGCCGATCAGTGGTTTGCCGATCAACCCACCGGGCCCGAGGAAAGCAACCTCGCCATCCCGAAGGAGCTGGTTGATAAAGTCCGCGAACTTGAAGGCAAGGCCGAGGACCCGGTGGCGAAAACCTATGAAGGGCTGGTCGCGCAACCCGCCGATCAGATTGCCTTCATGATTACCGGCGATCGGTCTTCGTTGCGGGCAGCGCCGCTTATGAAGGTCGCCCTGATTGATTTTGCCGGTGCGCCGGGCGATGGCAATACAGCCCTTGCACGGTCGGCCGGGGCATTGTTGAAGGCGCGCGGGATCACGGTCGATAACCGCGAGATGGATGAAAACAGTGTCATCCTGTCTGCCACCATTGATGTCAGCCCGGTTACGGAAGAAACCACCACCCCGCTTGATCGTGTATCGATTGAATGGATCATCATGGAAGTCGATGGCACGGAACTGGGCCAGATGAACCAGAACAATGTCGTGCCGCGCGGCCAGCTTGATGAAAGATGGGGGGCGGTGGCGTCCCTTGCCGCCCAGGCGGCGGTTGAAACCCTTGAAGGTGTTCTGGGACAGATCGCAACCAGCAAGAAACTTCAACTGCGTCCCGATAACAGGACAGCTTTGGCGCGCTGATTGCCGTTGTGATCGGTGATGCCAGAGGCCGATGGGGCGGACATGCATGACTGCCTTGTCGTTATTCGGCATTGGGCCCATTTACAGACTGTTAACGGCTGGTTATAAAGCCGCCGCGATCTGCCGGCATGCAGAAGTGTCAGGATTTGGTCTTTGAGTGTCGTGAAGGCGTCGTTGATTGGTCGGGAAATTCCCAGTTTCCGGGCTGTTGGGCGGCAAGGGCAACAAAAGGCTAGGGACGGCTATCTGTTCGGGTCGGAGTCGCAAAAGATTTAGTTATTCGCTTTCCCGGCACCCATTAACCGAGGCCCCGATATGAAGATCCTCGCTGGTAACAGTAACCGCCCGTTGGCTGAGGCAATTGCTGACCATCTTAATCTGCCGCTTACCCGTGCAGATGTTAAGCGTTTCTCTGATGAGGAAATCTGGTGCGAAATACAAGAAAACGTCCGCGGTGAGGACGTTTTTGTCATTCAGAGCACCTCTTATCCCGCAAACGACAACCTGATGGAACTGCTGGTGATGCTTGATGCGCTGCGCCGCGGTTCGGCACGTCGTATCACGGCTGTGATGCCGTATTTCGGCTATGCCCGTCAGGACCGTAAATCGGGCCCCCGTACCCCGATTTCGGCGAAACTGGTTGCCAACCTGATCACGGTTGCCGGTGCAGACCGCGTTCTGACCATGGATCTCCATGCCGGTCAGATTCAGGGCTTCTTTGATATTCCGCTTGATAACCTGTTTGCATCGCCGGTTCTGACCAGCGACATCCGCAACAAGTTTGACGGCCAGAAACTGGTCATCGTCAGCCCGGACGTTGGTGGTGTGGCCCGTGCGCGTTCGGTTGCAAAACGTCTGGATGCGGAACTGGCCATCATCGACAAACGTCGTCCGCAGGCCGGTGTTTCCGAAGTCATGAACGTTATTGGTGACGTCAAGGACGCGGCATGCATCCTGGTCGATGACATCGTTGATTCTGCGGGTACGCTTTGCAATGCGGCCGGTGCGCTTAAAGAACGTGGTGCATCGTCGGTTGCGGCCTATGTTTCGCATGGTGTTCTGTCGGGTCCGGCGGTTGAGCGTATTGCCAACTCCCCGATGACCGAAGTTGTGACCAGTGACTCGATCAAGGCATCCGATGCGGTGCGTGATTGTGGAAAAATCAGACAGCTTCCGATTGCACCGCTGATGGCAGAAGCCATCCGCCGCATTTCGGAAGAAAAATCTGTTTCCGTTCTTTTCGATTGAGGGTATAAGGCCCTCGCTGCGGTGGCACCCCTGGAGGCCACCGCACTTGTTTTCGCAGGCTTTCAGCGGTGATTCTCACCAACCTGCGGGGACAAACTACTTTTAGTTCAAGGAGATTTTCCGATGGCAAATTCTGTTATCACTGCGGAAATCCGTGAACGGGCCGGAAAGGGGGCCGCCCGTGCCGTGCGTCGTGCCGGTATGGTCCCTGGTGTTATCTATGGTGCAAAACAGGAAGCTGTTCTGTTCCAGGTTGACCCGCGTCCGCTTTGGAAACTTCTGCATGCGCCGGGCTTCTATTCCCACGTTCTGACCGTTCAGGTTGGCAAAGAGAAATACGAAGTTCTGCCGCGCGACGTTCAGTTCGACAAAGTATCTGACGAAATTCTGCACGTTGACTTCCTGCGCTTCTCCAAAGGCCAGACGATCAACGTTGAAGTTCCGGTTCGCTTCGTAAACGAAGAGAAATCCCCGGGCCTCAAAAAAGGCGGTGTTCTGAACATCGTTCGTCACGACGTCGAAGTTCTTTGCGCACCGTCTGCAATTCCGGAAGAACTGGTCTTTGACCTGACCGGTGTTGAAGTTGGTGACTCGATCCACATTTCGGCGATCAAACTGCCGAAAGGTGTCGAGCTTACGATTACCGATCGTGACTTCACGGTCGCAACCGTTGCTGCGCCGTCTGCTCTGCGTTCGGAAGAGAACGAATCTTCTGACGAAGAAGGCGAAGAAGAAGCAGCGACCGAAGAATAAGATCGAGGTCTTACGATGTTTCTGGTGGTTGGATTGGGAAACCCGGGATCGGGATATGCCGCCAATCGTCACAACATTGGCTTCATGGCGGCGGACGAACTCGTCCGCCGCTATTCTTTTGGTCCCTGGCGTAAGAAATTCCAGGGCCAGATTTCCGAAGGTGAATTGAACGGCCAAAAGGTTCTGGTTTTGAAACCGGAAACCTTCATGAACCTTTCGGGGCAAAGCGTTGGCGAAGTGCTGCGCTTTTACAAGATTCCGGTCGAAGACGTTATTGTCCTGCATGATGAGCTGGACCTGCCACCGGGCAAGCTGCGCGTCAAACGCGGCGGCGGCCATGGTGGCCATAACGGTTTGCGATCAATTGACGCCCATTGTGGCAAGGAATATCGCCGCGTTCGTTTGGGCATTGGTCATCCGGGGGAAAAATCCCGCGTGCATGGTCATGTTCTTGGGGATTTCTCCAAGGCCGAACAGGATGGCTGGCTGATGACGCTTCTGGATGCGGTGGCAGCGGAATTCGGGCGCCTGACCAAGGGCGATGATGGCGGCTTTATGAGCAAGGTTTCCGCCATTGTTTCACCGCCCAAGACAAAGGCGCCGAAAAAAGACAAACCGGCCGCCGACAAGCCCGGGGGCGATAAGGGCGAAAAGGGCGAGAAAGACAAAGATGCATCAACCGAGCCGCAGGCAGGTGAAGGCATCAATGATCTTTCAGGGGCGGCAAAGGTGCGGCTTGAACGCGCCGATACCCCGGTAAGTAATGCAGCCTCGGCCATGGCCGAAGCGCTTGCCAAGGCATTTGGCAAAAAGAAATAGTCTGGTTTGCGCATGTGCAAACCGATCCTGATAAACAGAAATTCAAGTGACGGAGCCCGGAAAGATGGGATTCAAATGCGGTATTGTCGGTCTGCCCAACGTTGGTAAATCGACCCTTTTTAACGCCCTGACCCAGACGGCAGCAGCCGAGGCAGCAAACTTCCCGTTCTGCACGATTGAGCCCAATACCGGTCGTGTCAGCGTCCCGGACGAGCGCCTTGACAAGATTGCGGCGATCGCAAATTCGGCCAACATCATTCCGACCCAGTTGGAATTTGTCGATATTGCTGGTCTGGTCCGTGGTGCATCGAAGGGCGAGGGCCTTGGCAACCAGTTCCTTGCGAACATTCGTGAAACCGATGCCATCGTTCACGTGCTGCGCTGTTTCGAAGATGACGACATCACCCATGTCGACAACTCGGTCGATCCGGTCCGTGATGCGGAAACCATCGAAACCGAGCTGATGCTGGCCGACATGGAAAGCCTGGAAAAACGTATTCCGGGTCTTCAGAAAAAGGCGCGTTCGAACGACAAGGACGCCAAGCTGGCGATGGATCTGATCGAGCGCGCGCTTGAAGTGCTGCGTGAAGGCAAGCCGGCCCGCGTGGTAGAAATTGACGGCGAAGACGAAGCCAAGGCGTTTCGTATGCTGCAGCTTCTGACCAGCAAGCCGATCCTTTATGTTTGCAACGTCGATGAAGACAGTGCGGCGGAAGGCAACGAACTTTCGGCCAAGGTTGCCGCCATGGCCGAGGCACAGGGTGCACGTTCGGTGGTGATTTCTGCTGCGATTGAGGCCGAAGTTGCCCTGCTTGACAGTGCTGAAGACAAGAAAGAGTTCCTTGAAGGCCTTGGTCTTTCGGAAACCGGCCTCGCGCGCATCATCCGCGAAGGCTACAAGCTGCTTAATCTTCTGACCTTCTTTACGGTCGGTCCGAAAGAGGCGCGCGCATGGACGGTGTTCAAGGGCGCGACCGCCCCGAATGCAGCCGGTGTCATTCACACCGATTTCGAGCGCGGCTTTATTAAGGCCGAAACCATCGCCTATGACGATTTCATCGAATTTAACGGTGAGGCGGGGGCGCGCGATGCCGGCAAGCTGCGTCAGGAAGGCAAGACCTATATCGTCAAGGACGGCGATATCTTCCACTTCAAATTCAACGTCTAAGCACCCGCTTTTTCGGAATTATTCCAAAGGCCACCGTAAATTGCGCGGTGGCCTTTTGTTTTGGTCGGGCTGTTTTGGTGACGCGGGGCTTGTCAAAACGGCGTGGTGCGGTCTACCTTCGCTATTGCAGCAATGAGGACCGCATGAACGATCTGAGCCCGAAAAACCGCATTCTACTTGTTTTCAACTCTGCCACCGGACAACCGGGGCGGTTGGGAACGGTGATGCGCCGCTACGGGTTTGAGTTCGATATTCGCCGTCCCGGTGAAGGCGATCAGCTTCCGACTGATCTTGGCAAATATCATCTGGTTGTCGTGTTTGGCGGCCCGATGAGTGCCAATGACGATCATCTGGATAATGTGCGTGCAATCATGAACTGGCTGCCGCATGTGGTGGCCAGTGATGCGATGTATCTGGGCATTTGCCTTGGCGCGCAGATGATGGCGCGCCATCTTGGCGCGGATGTTGTGCCCCATCCCGAAGGCATGACCGAAATCGGCTATTACCCGGTGCAGGCGACAGAAGCCGGCGAGCACCTGTTTCCTGATGAACTGATGGTTTATCACTGGCACAGTGAAGGGTTTGGCATTCCCGACGGGGCGGAACTGGTTGCGACCGGCCCGACATTCCCCCATCAGGCCTATCACATTGACGAGCGCATCTGGGGCATTCAGTTCCACCCCGAGGTGGATGACGAAGCCCATGAACGCTGGCTTTCGAATGCGGCCGACAAGACCGACCGTCCGAACGCCCAATGCCCCGATACCCAGCGGGCAGGGCGGGCGAAATATGATGCGGCCTTCGGGGCGTGGTTTGAGCGCTTTGCCGAGAAGGTTCTGGTCAAGAACCGCATGTCATGTGATGTCGGGCAGAGCCGTTAACGGCTATCCTCAGACGGCCAGCGTATCTGCGCGCGTTTGCGACAGCCAGTTTTCGATGGCTTGGGTGCTAAGGGCGAGCGCATCGGCATAACCGCCATGGAAGGCATCCCACGCAGCGCGATATTCATCGCGTACCCCGACCAGAACCGGAATTTCCAGATCCAGCGCGCGTGAAATCACATCACGAAGTCCGCGGCCCTCGGCCTCGCTTCGGCCAAAGCGGGCAATGATGAGGATGTCAGAACCGGCTTCGACATCGCGGGCAAGCTGCGCGGCCAAGGTTGACAGCGCATCGCCATCAAGCTTGCAGCCCTTGGCCATTTTGCCGCGGTTTTTCGTGATCGGCATTTCATCGCCACTGCGCAGATTGCGGACATGCACCAGTGTGCCACAATCGGCATCCTTGCGGCGCTTTTGAACGTAACCTGCAACCGACTTGCCGTTTGCCAACATGGTGTCGGCAATCCGGGCCAGAAGATCATCAATCGGGTCTTTGGGCTGAAAGGCAATACCGGCCAGCATGGATCAGAACCGATCAATCACGGTGACACCGGTCGAGGAGAAGCTGTCCATATTCATAAGTGCGGTTGCGCCTTCGGCAAGGGTGACGCGATCTGCAATCAGCTTTTGCGGGGCAAGCTTGCCAGACAGGATCATGTCGAGCATCGCGTCATAGCGAAATGCCTGCATACCGTGGCTGCCAAGAATTTCAAGTTCATGGGCAACAACGCGATCCATCGGGACCTTGGCATGGGCATGATCACCGGTCATCAGCCCGATCTGAATATGTTTGCCGCGTTTGCGTAGGGATGCGACCGAGTTAAAGCAGGTCACGGCACTTCCAAGTGCATCAACCGACACATGCGCACCACCCCGGGTGATGTCCTTGATCGCGGCCGGAATGTCGTCAATTGCGCGTGCATTGAGTGCTGCATTGGCACCGATTTCCTTGGCGAAGTCGAGCTTGGTATCATCAATATCGACCGCGATGACATAGGCACCGGCGGCCGCGGCAATCATGATCGCCGACAGACCAACACCACCCGCACCATGGACGGCGACGATTTGACCGGCGGATACCTTGCCCTGATCAATCACGCCGCGGAAGCTGGTGGCAAAGCGACAGCCGAGGCTGGCCGCGGTTGCGAAATCCATTTCATCGGGCAGGCGGACAAGGTTGGTATCGGCGTAATCAATCGCGACATATTCGGCAAAGCTGCCCCAGCCGGTAAAGCCCGGCTGGAATTGATGATCGCAGACCTGATGATTGCCACTATGGCATTCCGGGCAATGACCGCAGCCCGACACGAACGGGACGGTGACACGATCACCTTCCTGCCAGCGTTTGATGTCCTTGCCGACCGCAACGATGGTACCGGCAAATTCGTGGCCCGGCACATGGGGGACTTGCACATCGGAATCATGGCCCATCCAGCCATGCCAGTCACTGCGACACAGGCCGGTGGCCTCGACCTTGATGACCACACCGCCATTTTGCGGGGTCGGATCGGCGACATTCTGAACCTCGATCGGGCCCTGATAGTCGGTGAAGTAGGCTGCGCGCATGACGGTATCCTCCTAGGACGATATTTTTTCTTTGGCCTAAGTATCGTCCTTGTTGCGGTCCGGATGCAAGCGGACAACTTTCGGGACGCCGACCGATGGTTTGGATTTTGGTTTTGGTGACGATTTCGGTTGATAGCGGCCCCATGGGGATGCATCGCGCTCCTCGCCCTCTTTTCCCCAAGGCCCACGCTGATCACGGCGCATATTGGCACGTTTGGCGGCACGCTCTGCCTCATAGGCCGCCGCCCAGGGCGGGATGTTCGATGTGCTGCCACGCGTTTTACGACCCGGGCGATAGATGCCAAAGGCCGGTGCGGGAGAACCATCATGCCACAGCGGCACATTGCGATGCTTGAACAGCGGTATCAGGGCGACCCCGGCAAGGAAACCCGCAATATGGGCAACCCATGCGATGCCGCCGCCCGCACCACTGCCGAAATTAATCACCTGAGTGATAAACCAGAAGCCCAGCACGACCACGGCCGGGACATAGAAGATAAATACCCAGAAGAACCACACCAGCACGCGGGCCTTGGGATAGAGCAGGAAATACGCCCCCAAGACGCCTGCCAGCGCACCGGATGCGCCGATCATGGGGATTTCCGATTGGGTATCAAGCAGGCCATGGCCAAGCGCTGCAGCAATGCCACAGGCAAGATAAAAGATCAGAAAGCGGAAATGGCCCATCGAGTCTTCGACATTGTTCCCGAAGATCCAGAGATACAGCATATTACCGCCCAGATGCATCCAGCCGCCATGCATGAACATGGCCGAAAAGATCGACAGGAACCCGAAACCGGCCGGGAAGGGTGAAAAGCCCGGTGGCAGTTCGGCATGACCAAACAGCACGGCCGGGATGGCACCATATTGCAGGTTCACAAGCGTGGCTGCGCGCGGATCAAGGGTGACGGTCCCCAGAAACACCACGACATTGATCGCAATGATCGCATAGGTGACCCATGGCGTGATGGTGGTCGGGTTGTTGTCCTTGATCGGCAGCATTGGCTATATCTGTTGTCTGTGTCCTAAGTGGTACGGCGGGCAACGGGCTGCCGATCAGGCGACGACGGCCTGATCGCGCGGGGCAAGGCGATCACGCAGGTAGGCCGCCAGCTGGCGATATTCCAGCTTGCGGGCCGAACTGCGGCGCCAGACCATGCCGATGCGCCGGATCGGCACCGGATTTTCGAACGGAACGATTTTAAGCAGATCCGGCCGACGGGCTTCGACTTCAAGCGACATTTCCGGCAACAGTGTGGCGCCGATGCCAGCCCCGACCATCTGAACCAGGGTGGACAGACTGTTGGCCTGGAAATCAGCCGACTTGTTCCAGCCCGCCTTCTGACAGACTTCAAGCGCCTGATCGCGCAGGCAATGCCCGTCTTCAAGCAGCAGGAGCTTTTCATCCTTGATGTCGCTGATTTCGAGATGCTTTTTATGGGTCAGCGGATTGTTTGGCGCACAGGCAAAGACAAAGCGATCCTCGAACAACTCAAACTCTTCAAGCCAGTTTTCATCAATCGGAAGCGCAATCAGCGCAAGATCGAGTTTGCCAGCCATCAGAAGTTCCACCAGCTTGGCGGTTTGGTCTTCGCGCAGAAGCGGCTGCAATTTCGGGAAGCCCGCCTTGAGTGCGGCCATCACATCGGGCAACAGATAGGGGCCGATGGTGGGGATGACACCGATATGGATCGGGCCCGAAAGCGGGTCGGAGG from Thalassospira indica harbors:
- the pgeF gene encoding peptidoglycan editing factor PgeF, whose translation is MTHPISQVTNGIERSTNGLTWFEAGNLSDKDGLRHGFLSRKGGVSDGIHGGLNVGFGSDDDKDRVAENRARAASAFDTSPDRLTTVYQVHGIDVAVLDKPLSRDEAPKADAMVTDRPNIMLGILTADCTPVLFHDPVAGVIGACHSGWRGSHGGVSASTVDAMEKLGAKRENIHAAVGPCIARKSYEVDGTFRDTILAGPEGQEDLFDPSSCDGHFMFDLPEYVRRRTIATGVASVELVARDTLAEEDLFYSYRRTTLRKEPDYGRQLSAIMLTEA
- the pth gene encoding aminoacyl-tRNA hydrolase is translated as MFLVVGLGNPGSGYAANRHNIGFMAADELVRRYSFGPWRKKFQGQISEGELNGQKVLVLKPETFMNLSGQSVGEVLRFYKIPVEDVIVLHDELDLPPGKLRVKRGGGHGGHNGLRSIDAHCGKEYRRVRLGIGHPGEKSRVHGHVLGDFSKAEQDGWLMTLLDAVAAEFGRLTKGDDGGFMSKVSAIVSPPKTKAPKKDKPAADKPGGDKGEKGEKDKDASTEPQAGEGINDLSGAAKVRLERADTPVSNAASAMAEALAKAFGKKK
- a CDS encoding glutamine amidotransferase-related protein yields the protein MNDLSPKNRILLVFNSATGQPGRLGTVMRRYGFEFDIRRPGEGDQLPTDLGKYHLVVVFGGPMSANDDHLDNVRAIMNWLPHVVASDAMYLGICLGAQMMARHLGADVVPHPEGMTEIGYYPVQATEAGEHLFPDELMVYHWHSEGFGIPDGAELVATGPTFPHQAYHIDERIWGIQFHPEVDDEAHERWLSNAADKTDRPNAQCPDTQRAGRAKYDAAFGAWFERFAEKVLVKNRMSCDVGQSR
- the ychF gene encoding redox-regulated ATPase YchF, with the translated sequence MGFKCGIVGLPNVGKSTLFNALTQTAAAEAANFPFCTIEPNTGRVSVPDERLDKIAAIANSANIIPTQLEFVDIAGLVRGASKGEGLGNQFLANIRETDAIVHVLRCFEDDDITHVDNSVDPVRDAETIETELMLADMESLEKRIPGLQKKARSNDKDAKLAMDLIERALEVLREGKPARVVEIDGEDEAKAFRMLQLLTSKPILYVCNVDEDSAAEGNELSAKVAAMAEAQGARSVVISAAIEAEVALLDSAEDKKEFLEGLGLSETGLARIIREGYKLLNLLTFFTVGPKEARAWTVFKGATAPNAAGVIHTDFERGFIKAETIAYDDFIEFNGEAGARDAGKLRQEGKTYIVKDGDIFHFKFNV
- a CDS encoding 50S ribosomal protein L25/general stress protein Ctc translates to MANSVITAEIRERAGKGAARAVRRAGMVPGVIYGAKQEAVLFQVDPRPLWKLLHAPGFYSHVLTVQVGKEKYEVLPRDVQFDKVSDEILHVDFLRFSKGQTINVEVPVRFVNEEKSPGLKKGGVLNIVRHDVEVLCAPSAIPEELVFDLTGVEVGDSIHISAIKLPKGVELTITDRDFTVATVAAPSALRSEENESSDEEGEEEAATEE
- the lgt gene encoding prolipoprotein diacylglyceryl transferase; its protein translation is MLSLAFPAIDPIAISIGPIAIRWYALAYIAGLLLGWKYVVYYCTKTPNIMSKRDVDDLLFWATLGVILGGRLGYILFYNLDYYLDNPANILKVWQGGMAFHGGFMGVIVAIILFARKRNISILAVLDAAAVATPIGLFFGRIANFINGELYGRTTDVAWGFVFPNGGPEPRHPSQLYEAALEGLILFVVLFILSRKAFVRHRPGILGGTFVAGYGISRIIVEFFRQPDAQLGYLAGGITMGQVLSIPMVLAGIGCIVYALKSKPIETRIHPKEAENA
- a CDS encoding DUF2478 domain-containing protein; translation: MLAGIAFQPKDPIDDLLARIADTMLANGKSVAGYVQKRRKDADCGTLVHVRNLRSGDEMPITKNRGKMAKGCKLDGDALSTLAAQLARDVEAGSDILIIARFGRSEAEGRGLRDVISRALDLEIPVLVGVRDEYRAAWDAFHGGYADALALSTQAIENWLSQTRADTLAV
- a CDS encoding class I SAM-dependent methyltransferase produces the protein MSSATDSPLLAHIKRRINVSGPITIADFMTEALAHPEHGYYRKQDPFGRAGDFITAPEVSQMFGELIGLWAAVTWQQMGSPPKIDLIELGPGRGTLMSDALRAVRNVPGIGDALTVRFVETSPVLRTHQQTSIMAYGIPATWHETFDDIPTRANVPAIVIGNEFFDALPIRQFERGEKGWAERLVGLDAKTGELGFVRGAETPITDALIPVTMRGAAKKGDIFESCAPAIAIADQIARRLNETGGGALFIDYGHPGSAFGDTFQALKGHEYHPVLSDPGDADLTAHVDFAAIGRAMNEAGARTGAVLTQGTFLRMLGIEQRAEHLKTSADDTQKTAIDQALSRLIDADQMGTLFKVLIAYGRDTTPPPCVSGVAG
- a CDS encoding ribose-phosphate pyrophosphokinase yields the protein MKILAGNSNRPLAEAIADHLNLPLTRADVKRFSDEEIWCEIQENVRGEDVFVIQSTSYPANDNLMELLVMLDALRRGSARRITAVMPYFGYARQDRKSGPRTPISAKLVANLITVAGADRVLTMDLHAGQIQGFFDIPLDNLFASPVLTSDIRNKFDGQKLVIVSPDVGGVARARSVAKRLDAELAIIDKRRPQAGVSEVMNVIGDVKDAACILVDDIVDSAGTLCNAAGALKERGASSVAAYVSHGVLSGPAVERIANSPMTEVVTSDSIKASDAVRDCGKIRQLPIAPLMAEAIRRISEEKSVSVLFD